The DNA window TGGCAATCAGATTGGCTATGAAGTATTTGATGCCATATGTAGAGATTTACATAATACCCAGGGATTCTGCTCTAAGAGGGAGAATGAGGTGTATCAGGCATCTTGCAAAGAACATTTCTTTAATGAGGAGAAAAGTGAAGGTATGTAATTTAGCTGGGGATGACATTGACaacaactcattcttttttttttccttttactagaTGTTGACCCTAGAATAACTAACTAtggaaaataaaagtatattgcTTATTTTAACAGGAAGCACCCTAGGAAATATCCAAAAATCTCTGTGTatccacttctattttttttaaacaccccTTGCTTTGTATACAGtggatactcaataaatgttgcaaagacaatttaatttaaaattgggAAGTTCTGTTTTAAAGTGAAACTATTAAATGTACTTTCCATCATGGATGTCgctctgttttcatttttatattgagAAAGATATGATAGAGCAATAGGCTCTATAGGATCCTGTCTTGAAAAGGTgtagtcctgggggcagctagatggcgcagtggttaaagcaccggccttggattcaggagtacctgagttcaaatccggcttcagacacttaacacttactagctgtgtgaccctgggcaagtcacttaacccccattgccccgcaaaaaaaaaaaaaagaaaaggtgtagTCCTTCCTAATAAGGAAAGGTAGGGGATGATTATCCCCTTCTCAGATACATATCCTGAATATGTAACAGTACTTGAGTTACTGTTTCCTAACTGAGGTCCAGCCTGGGTTCTATAAATTCTAACCCTTGGGTTTAATTGGGAGTGACACCTGGACTTGTAAACTAATTGCATTAAATTAGTTATATACAATTATTTAAGACTGGAAGCCTACTTGCTCACTTACTTTCTTTGGAGTAGAGGACCTCTTAGGTACTTTGTATTTGTATGCAAAAGCAAAGAATGGAACAAGTctaactaattttcttttttttttttgtggggcaatgggggttaagtgacttgcccagggtcacacagctagtaagtgtcaagtgtgtgaggccggatttgaactcaggtactcctgaatccaaggccggtgctttatctactgcgcccctagctgcccctctaacttaTTTTCAAGAAGTTATTAAGCAGAAAAACAAGTCCTAACATATATTACTAAAAATACTAAATACTAAAAATCAGCAATAGGAATGTTAAAACAATAgaagtggggcggctaggtggcgcagtggataaagcaccggccttggattcaggagtacctgagttcaaatccggcctcacacacttgacttactagctgtgtgaccctgggcaagtcacttaatcccattgcccagaaggaaaaaaaaaagaaagaaaaaaaacaatagaaataatattggTATCTTTGCTGCTTGCCTGGATTTCATACCAGAGTGACAGATACCCTCTTTTTGGTCAAGTTAATTTGTACTCTGAATGAGCACTGggtaagggccctcccagctctcaatTTATGATCTTTTGTGGGGATAACATTTTTgcgttttgttttactttttatgttCTAGTTCCAGTTGCCCGAGCATTGCTTATTGACATGGAGCCCAAAGTGATCAGTCAAACACTATTAAAGGCTGCCCATTCTGGCAGGTGGAAGTATGGTCAAAACTCACATTTCTGTCAAAAACAAGGTTCTGGAAATAATTGGGCATATGGGTAAGGGTGATTTATCCAAATTTCATTTGAGTTACTGGTATAAAGTTGAAGAATTGAAAGAAATCATATATTTGAAATTATAGATCCCATCaaacaaacattaaatgccttaaatcagagcttgatttaagACAGTAGAAAGTGATAATCCTCCTTTTGTGTTTGTCTCTCAATTAAGGATTTCAGGTAGTACAAGAGGTAATTTCCCCTGGCAGGTTAGGGCATAGGGACAGTTTGTGTGTAGACTTTGGGTAAGAGAAAGAAGCAGGACTGGGGAGATATAATAGAGAGGGACTGTCAGGTATAGAGGAAACATGGTTGGAAGCAATGGAATTGATACTTCTGGCTTATGCAGAGCctcttgaaacttttttttttgttgttcccgACTCTTTTCTACCAGCTACAAAACTAGGGTCACCTgcttccatttccctttccatcatctccttctctctctccctccctcctactctctccatctctctactCCTCTCTCTCTAACAGTTCAGCACACATTCCCAGGCCATTCTAGAACAGAGTAGCACACAGCTTATCAAAATGTAAGTGTTCTTAGGCAGATTACTTCTGAGTCTGTTAACATTCTAGTAAAAATAAGGATTATACTTCACAAAATAGCCATGGTATTCAAATGAGATCTTTTATATGAAAAGTAGCTTAATATGCAAAATAGcataaaatgtaaagtgctttttattCTGTTCCTGAACCCTTTGGAATATATAAGCCTATGGAAATTTTTTCTATTGATTTTGGCTTCTAATAACAATTGGGAAATGAGGCTAAAAACCCCTTTCTTGGCTGTATCTctaaccctttctttttttctcatttaaacaCTATAAAGAATGGTAAAATAATAGGTCCTTACTGATTTTCAAAATCTTTAGAGAGATTATTTGGTCTAATCCCTTCATATTAGAGAAAAATTGAAGAatcctgaagcccagagaggttgtggtTTGACCCAGGTCACAAGGCTAGCTAGTGTCATTGCTTTGACTCTTGACTATATTTTTCCTCAACTACACATGGGTTCTTATGGGATTTGGGGGTACACAGGAGGCTGTAATAAAATCTATATTTCAGTGGAAAGGACCTGAGCTAGGATTTTCTCTTCATGGATGATAGAGTAAGGTAGGAATTCTAGGGTAAAAAACGAGATGGGCAGAGGGAGGTGAAGTCAAAGGCTGGGGATGCCATTGAATTTGACCATCACAGGCTGGGAGAAACCTCATCCATTAAGGAGGGATgagcatttaataataatattgacaGCATTTACAggttgctttaaggtttgtatagCTGCACCTATTAATACAGTGTTactaaaatactaaataataatGAACTACAAAATCTTCTTCCCCAAGTAGtttaatttgactttaaaatactcTAATAAGAGGCTAGACATTGCCAACTTGAAAAGCATATATACAGCTTTGGAAAGTTCTGTCTTGTACTTTTACTGTATTAGCTTTTGTGATATAATTTCCCAGTGAAGTTAAAATTTACTTAGATTTGtctgttcttttttccttatgtAGTTATAGTGTTCATGGACCCAAGCATGAAGAATCTATCATGAATCTAATTCAGAAGGAAGTAGAGAAATATGATAACCTAAGTGGATTTTCTACTATAATGAGTATGGCAGGAGGCACTGGATCTGGTTTGGGAGCCTTCCTCACACAGAACTTAAGAGATACTTATCCGAATTCTTTTATAATAAATCAGGTTATATGGCCCTATGGAACTGGTGAGGTAAGAGCGTATTGCAAAATATCTTCATTGAAAAttagatttagggggcagctaggtggcgcagtagatagagcaccagccctggagtcaggagtacctgagttcaaatccggcctcagacacttaacacttactagctgtgtgaccctggacaagtcacttaaccccaattgcctcacttaaaaaaaatttagatttattttttttaaagaagaagttAAAAAATCTGGTCTGttcattctttgggggggggggggaagcaattgggattaagtgacttgcccagggtcacacagctagtaagtgtcaagtgtcttagaccagatttgaactcaggtcctcttgactccagggtcctttatccactgtgccacctagctgccccctgttcattctttttttttttttttttttggtaaggcaactggggttaagtggcttgcccaaggtcacacagccagtaagtgttaagtgtctgaggtcggatttgaactcaggtcctcctgaatccagggctggtgctctatccactgcgccgcctagctgcccccgttcattctttttttaaaaaagtaattcatcaggcagctaggtagcacagtggatagagcaccggccctggaatcaggaggacctgagttcaaatccagcctcagatacttgacacttattggctgtgtgaccttgggcaagttacttaactccaattgcctcaccaaaataaataaataaataaataattcatctcttctgggggaagctagaggctacaatggatagaattctggccctggagtcaggaggacctgagttcaaatccagtctcagattatttactagctatgtgaccctgggcaagtcacttaaccctgcctgccttagtttcctcatctgtaaaatgagctggaaaaggaaatggcagaccacaccagtatttttgccaagaaaaccccaaatggggtcatggagaggtgaacacaattgaaataactcaacaatatCATCTCTTCTGGAATGATTGTATAGCACAATATATTCATGAGCAAGTCTCTGTCTGTGCCTGTTTCAAATTTTAGTCAATGAAACCTTTATAAATACTGTGAAATATCTGTAATTCTATTTTATACCATAGGATCATCTAATAACATTGTAGAATCTTAGAACTTTAGAGGTAGAAGGAGCGTTAgaaatcattgagtccaacctatACATTTAATCTAAGGACACATTTAACAATTCCCTTGCAGAATTTATGTGTAACACATAATACATTATAAGGCTAACCTGGTGTCTTACAAAGGTCACTCAGTCCATTCCCctgtatctggaaaataattaTACATAAACTATTTCAAATAAATGGGATGTCTTTACTTTTAAAGCTGCATAAGAAGAGAGATTCTTTGGCTTTGCCCAGGAACCCATTCTTGTCTTAGTAAACATCACTAAGATATTTACTGAGTTCTTTTAATCTGATATATATCTCTATAAAATTCACAGTTCATAAATTCTTCACTGGAGATAAAATATAGATCATCTTTCATATGGGAACACTTCATACAAACTCTTATTGAATTATCTATTCTTAACATATCCAAGCAAAATCAATTTCCTTGAGCCTTTTCTCATAGTTATCCTTTCTCaacctttaaacaaaaatgtttcttttctttggggaaagGATTCTTTATATCAGCTCCTTGCTGATTATACTATAAGAATCATTGAGTCTTTATAGTGAGACAAGTCAATATAAGAAGTGatgtaagaaggaaggaagtataCAATGAGATGAGCAAATCATTTTTGACCCATTTTTCTCATAGGTTATTGTCCAGAACTACAACTCGGTTTTGACTCTTTCTCATCTGTATCGATCTTCAGATGCACTTCTTGTTCATGAAAATGATGTGGTACATAAGATATGTGCTAAACTGATGAATATCAAACAGATCTCCTTCCGAGATGTAAATCAAGtcattgcccatcaattgggaagtgtATTCCAACCTACCTGCTCCTCAGAAGGCCTGTTTCAGTACCGAAGAAACCCATTAGGTAATTTGATCATCTTAAAtgcctgtttttctttctttctttctttctttctttcttttttttttttgtgaggcagttgggtttaagtgacttactcagggtcacacagctaataagtgtcaagtgtctgaggccagatttgaactcaggtcctcctgactctagggccagtgctctatccactgtgccacttagctgccccaaatgcctgtttttcttttgttgttgttgttgttgtgcttttgttttttgtggtttttttggtgaggcaattggggttaagtgacttgcccaggatcacacagccagtaagtgccaagtgtctgaggtcggatttgaactcgggtcctcctgaatccagggccggtgctctatccactgcgccacctagctgcccccccaaatgcCTGTTTTTCAATGAaaggttttatatttttcttgaaagcatCAGCTATTATGTACTCTTTCTTTCTATTATAAGGcataaaattagcacaagcataAATTTCAATTTCACCCCCTTTGGcagtttttttatttgaattccaCTGAGCATCTCTTCTACTATAACTAAACTTTTCTAAATCTTCTGGTTTTCCATGACAATACAGCTCCCTCAGAGCTTTTGATGTGCTTTCTCTCTGTCCTTAATTAATGAGGCTAAGAGGGATCCCTTTGCTCCCTGTTGCCACTTTGTACTTTTTGTTCTCCCATCATACAGTGGTCTACCATGAAGTTATCTTTTATAGTCCAAGACTTATATTTATGCcactttccccatcttcctcacCATTATTTCTCAACTTCAGGACATTCTCTCGTCTTTTTAAAGGACTTTTGGACCTGCACTTAGCTTCTTCCCACCACATCCTCTGACTTTATGCCACTGATGATCCATTTAACACCCAGGCTTCACAAACCTTTGACCATTTTCTCATCAGAGGCCCTTGATGTTCACTGTGTGGAGTCCACCCCTTATTGTTCGCTAACCCCTTGAAACTCGATCATGGGAATAGTTCCATCTCCCAATTATGCTTCACTTCTCTGATAACAACTTCATCTTTTACCTCTCCAATTCCCTCTTATTGAACCTCATCTTCACACTACCACACATAAGTTTTTTCTTAACCCCATCCTATGATCCCAGTTTTGTCAGCCAGTACAGCAGTGCCCTCACTAGCACCCTCAAATTGCTTACCCATTTGACCTTCTTCTTTGCCAGTACTCAATTCTAGGTAATCCTCACTTTGCTTATTTGGTCTGCTTCAAATTTGTGCTATTTAAACGTCAGCTGGGCCATCACTGATACTCAGGATCTCTTTACTAactcccttttccatttttcacagCAGCCTTTTCAAACTTTAATTCTCCTCAGACTGACTATTCTACTCCTTCCAATCAGCAAATGACCTGCATTCCTACTTTACATAAAACTGAGTTCCCTCAACTCCCCGAAAAGCTCAAAATTTCTCACCATCACTAATTCTTCCTTCCTGACTGAAAATACATAGCCCCTCTCCTTGTAAAGAATAAATTCTCTACTGTAAGGCTTATTCCATCAGTTATCCTTTGTTCTTCCCTTGTatctccatcatttctctgttgtCTCTTTCCCTTCTACATACAAATCTGTTCAGTtcattctgttaaaaaaaaaaaaaaagatgaactacTTTCCCCCTGTATACTTTAACTACTAAActgccaaactgatttttttgtgggggaggagtggcagggcaatgagggttaagtgacttgcccagggtcacacagctagtaagtgtcaagtgtttgaggccagatttgaactcaggtcctcctgaatccagggccagtgctttatccactgccccacctagctgccccctaaactgcTAAACTTCTTGGGAAAAGCAATTTATATCTTCATTTGCTTATACATGATTCCTTGGCAGTTTGGCTTAGATCTCTCTTCATTCTACTAAAACCATTGAGAAGATCCCAAGTGCCATCTTGATTGATACATTCAAtggtattttttcttctatcctattaaaaacatttttattgatatatcttGTTTCAACACATCAGTCTCTTCCTATAATATCTTCCCATGAAAAAGTTAACCAAAACCACCTGATAAAGTAAATGTAACTGGCAACACACTTCACTGCATTTTTATAGTTTATTGTTTGTTAACAAAAAGAAGTAGtttatgttttattaatattaacaataacTTACTAGCCAATGTAGTCTGTTATGTTTTCCTTCAGTGACtatttctcagtcctcatctccTTTGACCCCTCTGCAATATATTAAACACTGTTGAATATCCCCTAATTCTTGAAAACCTTCTTTCCTTGGCTTCCATAATACcacattgatttttctctttttttcttccacccaCTAAATGTAAACATTTTCCAAGGTTCTATCCTCAACCATCTTCTCTTCCTGCACTCTCCCTGGGCTTTTTCATAAACTCTTAGGCTTCAGCTATGCTTTTATTCAGATAACTCCCAATTTACATGTCTCGCCTAGCCCCAACCTAAGCTTCTATTACACATTTTCAATTCTATTAAACATCTCAATCTCTTTATATTGTACTAGACTAAAAATTCATCCTAAAACTAAACTCATCTTCCTTCCCCAAAGCAGGCctttcttcttgaccttttttgaTCTGTTAATGGCACCTCCATTCTCTTGGCTATACATGGACTTAAAAATTCAGTATCATttttggccccccccccccattttggcttcatttccatttccacaTCTGATCCTTAGGTCCTATCAAATTCaacttcctttttgtttctgGAGTCCGTCCATTCTACTTTGGCTGCTATCAccatagttcaggccctcattacttttCACCAACACTACTTCAATGGCCTTAttgcttccagtctcttcccCTTCCACGCCTTCCTGTATAACATTGTGAGATCAATAATAAAGTATAATAGATTCCATCATTCTGATCAAAACCTTCAATACATGCTTGTCAGATTGAGTTTGTCATTTATTAATGCTCACTgtgtacaaggcattgtgctagatgctaTGGGGTATACAGAAGTGAACAATAGATGGCTCTGCCTTTGATGAACTTAACTTTCTATTTGTACTATTCCTGTTTGGACTATGGTGAAGATATAAGTGCAATAGGAGcatagatgagagagaaagagagagggaaattaCTTCTAACTTGAGAGCTTAAATAAGGCTTTTTGGAGGGAATGGTATTGGATTATAAAATTCTGACAAGCAGAGATGAGGGCAAGAGGAAAGCTAGGCCAAGTAGAGGGGTTACAgtgtgagcaaaggcatggagatgggaaagtaATAGTATGtttagaaaatggaaagaagtcCTCATAAAGGCACTCAGTATATGAGGGAGAATAATGGGAAACCTGAAAAgttaggttggagccagattatagAATGTCAAGCAAGagagtttacttttttttaagcaatggAAAGCCATCAATAGATTTTGAATGGTCAGTGACATGATTAATTTGTTCTTTCAGCTCCCTATTACCTGCTGGATAAAATCCAAACTCTTTAGCTGAGCATTCacgcttgaaatctatgatcctatgattcctgCCCCTCTTCTCAGAGCAAACAAAAGtttacatgtataatgtatattccATCCTGGACAGATTTCCAATACAGCTTCATCTCTGTCACATTTGgatacttaattatttttctttcagttatATTTGTAAGCAAATAAAAATcctttctttcccaagaaaatgcTTTAGAGATTTTAAGTTCTCAGTTATTCATCTTCTAAACTCTCATTTGGTTGTTAGAACAGATATAGTGGTAGCTGGGGTAGATGACAGGAAGAAGCTCCCTTCCACACCCCTACCCTATATTGACACAGTGGGATAAAGCCCTAATGGCCATatgctagttatggctctggtaCAAGTGTGTTGATTAATACTCTTGCTATGTACTAACTTTGCAGATGTTCTCTGCATTAGATATATTTCCCCTGTAATTGTATGTCATTCGTTTTGAATAATCCTGGtcttagaaaataattttggcttCAAATTGActaattcaaaatatataaacacacacacacatgtgtataaaatatacaaGCATGTGTATGTAATTTAATAGCAACAATCTGGagtaatttattaaaaatatttctccctctttctagGAGACTTGATGGCAAGCTTGGTTCCGCACCCTGAATTCAAGATGCTGGGTCTCCGTAACATTCCTCAGATGTCTGAAAACTCATTGGCA is part of the Dromiciops gliroides isolate mDroGli1 chromosome 4, mDroGli1.pri, whole genome shotgun sequence genome and encodes:
- the TUBD1 gene encoding tubulin delta chain isoform X1; translated protein: MSIVTVQLGQCGNQIGYEVFDAICRDLHNTQGFCSKRENEVYQASCKEHFFNEEKSEVPVARALLIDMEPKVISQTLLKAAHSGRWKYGQNSHFCQKQGSGNNWAYGYSVHGPKHEESIMNLIQKEVEKYDNLSGFSTIMSMAGGTGSGLGAFLTQNLRDTYPNSFIINQVIWPYGTGEVIVQNYNSVLTLSHLYRSSDALLVHENDVVHKICAKLMNIKQISFRDVNQVIAHQLGSVFQPTCSSEGLFQYRRNPLGDLMASLVPHPEFKMLGLRNIPQMSENSLAYTTFAWAGLLKHLRQMLISNAKMEEGIDWQIRPPLSGLPALEKVSPNKEPHFNTSIANLVILRGKDVHSADLGGFKDPALYTSWLQPSDAFSEWRTHRAFNKYEKSAALVSNSQFLLKPLDTIIGKAWNMFASKAYVHQYTKFGIEEEDFLDSFTILEQVVASYSNL